A genomic stretch from Candidatus Krumholzibacteriota bacterium includes:
- a CDS encoding alpha/beta hydrolase, translated as MIEFDFPVGYREFHRKQLFNFQLNRWYSLGYARREDMEKAGRKIRSFKDWKNVMVSLGEEALGEERLINAAFYYRAAEFYIKARDSEKDKVYNRFLDLFDTAFASEKIERLTVPYEGAFLPVMRIPPAAGKKGTILMHGGFDSFIEEWFSMMKYFSELGYEVIGFEGPGQGAALRKYGLPLIYEWEKPVSAVINYLDTGRCTLIGLSLGGWLCLRAAALEHRIERVISSGHAIDYMKSMPPVLRHLHLWCIEHCRDFMDKMATMKFEKRDGMAPWMVDHLKYITRKDKPLDALQIYLDLNEQNIHSDLVTQDVLLMTGRDDHFIPFKMLDMQIKALKNAKSVTSRVFTKEEQGQNHCQVGNIGLSLEVMAEWIATT; from the coding sequence ATGATCGAATTCGATTTTCCCGTCGGATATCGCGAGTTCCACAGAAAGCAGCTTTTTAACTTCCAGCTTAACAGGTGGTACTCGCTGGGGTACGCGAGACGCGAGGATATGGAAAAAGCGGGAAGGAAAATCAGGAGCTTCAAAGACTGGAAAAACGTGATGGTAAGCCTGGGTGAGGAAGCGCTTGGAGAAGAGAGGCTGATCAACGCGGCTTTTTATTATCGAGCGGCCGAATTCTATATAAAGGCCAGGGACTCCGAAAAAGATAAGGTATATAACAGGTTCCTCGATCTTTTTGACACCGCCTTCGCGAGTGAAAAGATCGAGAGACTGACGGTGCCTTACGAAGGCGCTTTCCTCCCGGTAATGAGGATCCCCCCGGCAGCTGGAAAAAAAGGCACGATCCTGATGCACGGGGGATTCGATTCATTTATCGAAGAGTGGTTTTCAATGATGAAATATTTTTCGGAACTTGGCTACGAGGTGATAGGGTTCGAAGGTCCAGGACAGGGTGCGGCATTGAGAAAATACGGATTGCCTCTGATATACGAATGGGAAAAGCCTGTCAGCGCGGTCATAAACTATCTTGATACCGGGAGATGCACACTTATCGGCCTGTCGCTCGGTGGGTGGTTATGCTTGAGGGCCGCGGCGCTTGAACACCGGATCGAACGAGTGATCTCGTCCGGACACGCGATCGATTATATGAAAAGCATGCCGCCGGTACTCAGGCATCTTCATCTGTGGTGCATCGAACATTGCAGGGATTTCATGGATAAGATGGCCACGATGAAATTCGAAAAAAGAGATGGCATGGCCCCGTGGATGGTAGATCATTTGAAGTATATTACCAGGAAAGACAAGCCTCTCGATGCTCTCCAGATATACCTCGATCTTAACGAACAGAATATTCATTCCGACCTGGTCACTCAGGATGTTCTCCTGATGACGGGGAGAGACGATCATTTCATTCCTTTCAAGATGCTTGACATGCAGATAAAAGCGTTGAAGAACGCGAAAAGCGTGACAAGCAGGGTATTCACGAAAGAAGAACAGGGCCAGAATCACTGCCAAGTCGGCAATATCGGCCTTTCGCTCGAGGTTATGGCAGAATGGATAGCGACAACTTGA
- a CDS encoding MgtC/SapB family protein, whose protein sequence is MDPTRLDFWIAVGLASLCGALIGIERQLRGKPAGIRTSILICLGTMLFVRLGSVTAGSTGDPARVLGQVVTGIGFLGAGVMLAREGLIQGVTSAAGIWMLAAIGAMIALEYNMAAIIVTLLVLIVLVGVFLIENVVLHLRRGDYAKRVEKHGSEDE, encoded by the coding sequence TCTGGATAGCGGTAGGACTGGCAAGTCTCTGCGGAGCGCTGATTGGTATTGAACGTCAGCTTCGCGGGAAACCTGCCGGCATTCGCACAAGTATTCTGATCTGTCTCGGCACGATGCTGTTCGTCCGTCTCGGAAGCGTGACGGCCGGTTCAACGGGTGATCCAGCGAGAGTACTCGGGCAGGTCGTCACGGGTATCGGATTCCTCGGAGCAGGCGTGATGCTGGCGCGCGAAGGGTTGATACAGGGGGTCACTTCAGCGGCGGGGATCTGGATGCTCGCCGCGATAGGAGCAATGATAGCTCTGGAGTACAATATGGCCGCAATTATCGTAACGCTTCTGGTGCTGATCGTCCTTGTCGGAGTCTTTCTGATTGAGAACGTCGTTCTCCATCTGAGGAGGGGAGATTACGCGAAAAGAGTCGAGAAGCATGGGTCGGAGGATGAGTAG